From a region of the Tachypleus tridentatus isolate NWPU-2018 chromosome 1, ASM421037v1, whole genome shotgun sequence genome:
- the LOC143235061 gene encoding troponin I-like isoform X2, with protein MTPERKKKLRQLLRKKAAEELKKEQERKAEERKKIIIQRTGQPKSLDGANEATLQAVLKEYQKRISLLEDAKYDLEYEVRQKDFLINELTIQVNDLRGKFVKPTLKKVSKYEGKFEKLKAIAKNTEMDYRANLKNVSKDKFKLGEEKESERPQWALGKKKEEKVEDEEEE; from the exons ATGACCCCGGAACGTAAGAAGAAACTAAGG CAACTATTGAGAAAGAAGGCCGCAGAAGAACTGAAGAAGGAACAAGAGAGAAAAGCAGAAGAACGAAAGAAGATTATTATTCAGAGAACTGGTCAGCCTAAGTCGTTAGATGGAGCCAATGAAG CTACTTTACAAGCAGTCCTGAAAGAATATCAAAAGAGAATTTCTCTGCTGGAAGATGCAAAGTACGACTTGGAGTATGAAGTGCGCCAAAAGGACTTTCTG ATCAACGAGCTAACTATCCAGGTGAACGACCTGCGAGGAAAATT CGTCAAGCCTACTTTGAAGAAAGTGTCAAAATATGAAGGAAA ATTCGAGAAACTTAAGGCTATTGCTAAGAATACTGAGATGGATTATCGAGCCAACCTGAAGAACGTTAGTAAAGACAAGTTCAAGCTTGGAGAGGAGAAAGAA TCTGAGAGACCACAATGGGCATTGGGGAAGAAGAAGGAAGAAAAAGTGGAAGACGAAGAAGAAGAGTAG
- the LOC143235061 gene encoding troponin I-like isoform X1 — translation MTPERKKKLRQLLRKKAAEELKKEQERKAEERKKIIIQRTGQPKSLDGANEATLQAICKEYYERLKQLENGKYDLEYSVRQKDFEINELTIQVNDLRGKFVKPTLKKVSKYEGKFEKLKAIAKNTEMDYRANLKNVSKDKFKLGEEKESERPQWALGKKKEEKVEDEEEE, via the exons ATGACCCCGGAACGTAAGAAGAAACTAAGG CAACTATTGAGAAAGAAGGCCGCAGAAGAACTGAAGAAGGAACAAGAGAGAAAAGCAGAAGAACGAAAGAAGATTATTATTCAGAGAACTGGTCAGCCTAAGTCGTTAGATGGAGCCAATGAAG CCACACTTCAGGCAATCTGCAAAGAGTATTACGAACGTCTTAAACAACTGGAAAATGGCAAGTACGACTTGGAGTACAGCGTGAGACAAAAAGACTTTGAG ATCAACGAGCTAACTATCCAGGTGAACGACCTGCGAGGAAAATT CGTCAAGCCTACTTTGAAGAAAGTGTCAAAATATGAAGGAAA ATTCGAGAAACTTAAGGCTATTGCTAAGAATACTGAGATGGATTATCGAGCCAACCTGAAGAACGTTAGTAAAGACAAGTTCAAGCTTGGAGAGGAGAAAGAA TCTGAGAGACCACAATGGGCATTGGGGAAGAAGAAGGAAGAAAAAGTGGAAGACGAAGAAGAAGAGTAG